Part of the Propioniciclava sp. MC1595 genome is shown below.
CAGGCCGCCCGTGCCGCCGAAGCCACCCGAACCACCCGGCATCGACGGCAGCCCGCCGCCTAGCGCTCCGCCGAGGCCGGCGGGCAGGCTCGAACCGCCGGAGCGCTGGGCCGCGAGGTCGGCGTCCAGCTGCGCCTCGGCCTGGGCGAGCTGGGCGCGCGCCTGCAGGACGGACAGCCGGAGCGGGGCGGGGTCGATGCTCACGATCTGCTGGCCGGCGGTGACCTGGTCACCGACCTTCACGTGCACGGCGGTGACCATGCCGTCGCTGCGGTACTCCAGGGTGGCCTGGCCGTCGCGCTCGACGGGGCCCACAAGGGAAATGGTCTGGGTGATCGCCCCGCGCGCGGCGGGGGCGGTCACGTAGGCGGCCTCGGCGGCGCGGGGCTGCAGGGCCCAGACGACCAGGCCGAGCACGACGGCCCCGACGGCCGCGACGATCCATCCGGCGCGCTTCATCACTCGCTCCTCAGGGCGTCGATCGGGGGCAGGTTCGCCGCCCGGGCCGCGGGGTAGGTGCCCGCGATGAGCCCGATGCCGAGCGAGACGGCCAGGGCCAGCAGGGTGGCGGGCAGGGACACGGTGACCTGGAGGTCCAGCAGCGGGGTCAGGATGGCGGCACCGGCGACCCCGAGCGCGACGCCGAGGGCGCCGCCGAGGAGGCCGAGGATGCCGGCCTCGACGAGGAACTGCCGGCGGATCAGGGCCGGGGTGGCGCCGAGGGCCTTGCGCAGGCCGATCTCGCGGACGCGCTCGGAGACCGACACCAGCATGATGTTCATGACGCCGATGCCGCCGACCACGAGGGAGATCGCTGCCAGGCCGGCGAGCAGGGTGGTCAGGACCGCGGTCATGGAGTTCATGGCCGTCAGGAGGGCCTGGAACGTCATGATCGAGAAGTCCTGGTCGGCCGAGGTCGTGGCGTGGTTGACCGTCAGGGCACGGGTGATCTGCTGGTGGGCCGACGAGATTGAGGCGTCGTCGCGCGCGGCGACGTAGATCGCCTGCAGCGAGCGCGCCGATGCCGGCGGCACCAGGCGCTGGGCGACGGTGGTCATGGGCATGACGACGGTGTCGTCGTCGTTGGTCATCGAGCTGGCCCCGACCGACTCCAGGACCCCGACGACCAGGAACGTCTGCCCGCTGATCACGACCTCCTGGCCGACTGCGGGGCTGTCGGCGAACAGGTTGCCCGCGGTGGTTGGGCCGAGCACGACCACCTGCGCGGCCGAGGCCTGCTCCACCTGCGTGAAGAACCGGCCGTCCATGAGCCCGCGCGCCCGTACGACCGGCCAGTCGACCGTGGTGCCGGTGACCTGGGAGGACCAGTCCTTGGTGCCGTACTGGACGCTGGCGCGCGTGCCCATCATCGGGGCCACGCCGGCCACGTCGGGGGCGACGGCCGGGTCGGCGATGGTCTCGGCGTCCTCGAGCGTCAGCGACTGGATGCCGGCCGTGCGCTGGCCGGACGCCGATGCCGATCCGGGCATCACGATGAGCAGGTTGGAGCCGAGCTTGTTGATCTCGGCGGTGATCTGGTGGCGGGCGCCCTCGCCGAGCCCGACGGTCAGCATGACCGCGGCGATGCCGATGAGGATGCCGAGCATGGTCAGCAGCGAGCGCATCCGGCGGCCGAGCAGCGCCTCGACCGCCGTGCGGAACGTCTCGGACCAGCTCATGCGCCCACCCCGGCACCCTCCGACAACAGGCCGTCGGTGATGCGGACGACCCGGCGGGCCTCCTGCGCCACGTCGGCCTCGTGGGTGATGAGCACGATCGTGCGGCCGGCGGCGTGCAGCTCGTGGAACAGGCCGAGCACGTCGCGGGTGGAGACCGAGTCGAGGTTGCCCGTCGGCTCGTCGGCGAGGATCAGCGCCGGGTCCGTGACGAGGGCCCGGGCGACGGAGACGCGCTGCTGCTGGCCGCCAGAGAGCTCCCCGGGGCGGTGGTCTACGCGCTCGGCGAGGCCGACGCGACCGAGGGCGTCCAGGGCCCGCTCGCGGCGCTCGGCGCGGGGCACCCCGGCGTACACCAGCGGCAGCTCGACGTTGCGCAGGGCGGTCATGGAGGGGAGCAGGTTGAACTGCTGGAAGACGAAGCCGATCCGCCGGTTGCGGACGTCGGCGAGCTCGGCCT
Proteins encoded:
- a CDS encoding ABC transporter ATP-binding protein, which gives rise to MSALLRMTGVRKTYDTGVVAVEALRGVDLEVAEGDFVAIMGPSGSGKSTLMHILGCLDVPSAGTYELSGVDVSRMTEAELADVRNRRIGFVFQQFNLLPSMTALRNVELPLVYAGVPRAERRERALDALGRVGLAERVDHRPGELSGGQQQRVSVARALVTDPALILADEPTGNLDSVSTRDVLGLFHELHAAGRTIVLITHEADVAQEARRVVRITDGLLSEGAGVGA
- a CDS encoding ABC transporter permease — translated: MSWSETFRTAVEALLGRRMRSLLTMLGILIGIAAVMLTVGLGEGARHQITAEINKLGSNLLIVMPGSASASGQRTAGIQSLTLEDAETIADPAVAPDVAGVAPMMGTRASVQYGTKDWSSQVTGTTVDWPVVRARGLMDGRFFTQVEQASAAQVVVLGPTTAGNLFADSPAVGQEVVISGQTFLVVGVLESVGASSMTNDDDTVVMPMTTVAQRLVPPASARSLQAIYVAARDDASISSAHQQITRALTVNHATTSADQDFSIMTFQALLTAMNSMTAVLTTLLAGLAAISLVVGGIGVMNIMLVSVSERVREIGLRKALGATPALIRRQFLVEAGILGLLGGALGVALGVAGAAILTPLLDLQVTVSLPATLLALAVSLGIGLIAGTYPAARAANLPPIDALRSE